A DNA window from Thalassospiraceae bacterium LMO-JJ14 contains the following coding sequences:
- the rpsA gene encoding 30S ribosomal protein S1: MANTDASSEAPVITEDFAALLDEQLGTEDDGFEGRVLKGTVISIDGDAVVVDVGLKSEGRVPVKEFGIPGRDLDIKAGDEVDVFVERYEDRDGVIRLSREKARREEAWADLEKAFAKAERVNGVIFGRVKGGFIVDLSGAVAFLPGSQVDIRPVRDISPLMGTPQPFQILKMDQARNNIVVSRRAVLEETRSEARSELMQNLVEGQVLDGVVKNITDYGAFVDLGGVDGLLHVTDIAWKRINHPSEALQVGETVKVQVIRFNSETQRISLGMKQLEADPWEGIEGKYPVGAKLKGRVTNITDYGAFVELEAGVEGLVHVSEMSWTKKNVHPGKIVSTSQEVEVMVLDTDPEKRRISLGLKQCMENPWADFLTKFPVGSEVEGEVRNITEFGLFIGLDGDIDGMAHLSDLSWDKSGEEALADYNKGDMVKAKILDVDVDKERISLGIKQLTDDPVGGALEGVKKGAVVTCTVTEVMDGGIEVMVNDTVPGFIRKSDLSRDRSEQRPDRFAAGEKVDAKITQVDKNGRRVTLSIKAREVEDEKKAMAEYGSTDSGATLGDILGAALAGSQEAEAPAEEEKPKKAAAKKKAAKADEPAEEAASEDGEEAKSED; encoded by the coding sequence ATGGCCAACACTGACGCCTCGAGCGAGGCTCCCGTAATTACTGAAGATTTCGCTGCCCTTTTGGATGAACAACTGGGCACAGAAGACGACGGCTTCGAAGGCCGCGTTCTTAAAGGCACCGTTATTTCCATCGATGGCGACGCCGTCGTGGTGGACGTGGGCCTCAAATCCGAAGGCCGCGTGCCGGTTAAGGAATTCGGCATTCCGGGCCGTGATCTGGATATCAAAGCGGGCGATGAAGTCGACGTTTTCGTCGAGCGCTATGAAGACCGTGACGGCGTTATCCGCCTCAGCCGCGAGAAAGCGCGCCGCGAGGAAGCCTGGGCCGACCTGGAAAAGGCATTTGCCAAGGCCGAGCGCGTCAACGGTGTCATCTTCGGCCGTGTCAAAGGTGGTTTCATCGTCGATCTTTCAGGCGCCGTGGCGTTCCTGCCGGGCAGCCAGGTCGATATCCGTCCGGTGCGCGACATTTCGCCGCTGATGGGGACCCCGCAGCCGTTCCAGATCCTGAAAATGGATCAGGCGCGCAACAACATCGTTGTGTCGCGCCGTGCGGTGCTTGAAGAAACCCGCTCCGAAGCCCGCTCCGAACTGATGCAGAACCTCGTTGAAGGCCAGGTTCTCGACGGTGTCGTCAAGAACATCACCGATTACGGCGCATTCGTCGATCTGGGTGGTGTCGATGGTCTGCTGCACGTCACGGATATTGCATGGAAGCGTATCAATCATCCGTCCGAAGCCCTGCAGGTTGGTGAAACCGTCAAGGTTCAGGTGATCCGTTTCAATTCCGAAACGCAGCGTATCTCGCTCGGCATGAAACAGCTCGAAGCCGATCCTTGGGAAGGCATCGAAGGCAAGTATCCGGTCGGCGCCAAGCTCAAGGGCCGCGTCACCAACATCACCGACTACGGCGCATTCGTTGAGTTGGAAGCCGGCGTTGAAGGTCTTGTCCACGTTTCCGAAATGAGCTGGACCAAGAAAAACGTGCATCCGGGCAAAATCGTTTCCACCTCGCAGGAAGTGGAAGTCATGGTGCTCGACACCGATCCGGAAAAGCGCCGTATCTCGCTTGGTCTGAAGCAGTGTATGGAAAATCCGTGGGCTGACTTCCTGACCAAGTTCCCGGTCGGATCCGAAGTCGAAGGCGAAGTCCGCAATATCACCGAATTCGGTCTGTTCATCGGTCTCGACGGCGATATCGACGGTATGGCGCACCTGTCCGATCTGAGCTGGGATAAATCCGGCGAGGAAGCTCTGGCCGATTACAACAAGGGTGACATGGTAAAAGCCAAGATTCTTGATGTAGACGTCGATAAAGAACGCATCTCGCTTGGTATCAAGCAGCTTACGGACGATCCTGTCGGTGGCGCGCTTGAAGGTGTGAAGAAGGGTGCCGTTGTTACCTGTACCGTGACGGAAGTTATGGACGGTGGCATCGAGGTCATGGTCAACGACACGGTGCCGGGCTTCATTCGCAAGTCCGATCTGTCGCGTGATCGTTCCGAACAGCGCCCCGACCGTTTCGCCGCCGGCGAAAAGGTCGATGCCAAGATCACGCAAGTCGACAAGAACGGTCGCCGTGTGACTCTCTCGATCAAGGCTCGCGAAGTCGAGGACGAGAAGAAGGCAATGGCCGAATACGGCTCCACCGACTCCGGCGCGACCCTGGGCGACATTCTGGGTGCTGCACTTGCCGGTAGCCAGGAAGCCGAAGCCCCGGCCGAGGAAGAAAAGCCGAAAAAGGCAGCTGCCAAAAAGAAAGCTGCCAAAGCCGATGAGCCGGCTGAAGAGGCCGCTTCCGAAGATGGCGAAGAAGCCAAGTCGGAAGACTGA
- the sppA gene encoding signal peptide peptidase SppA yields the protein MSTGLDSDALIALRRLRRHLTWWRLLAVAGFALAIFLSIRDGGVLPPDEHVARVPIDGIIVEDREFLSMLDTIAEDTQVKAVIADISSPGGTFTGGEAVYNALRRISESKPVITVMGGIATSGAYMAAIGTDRIYAGHGTITGSIGVIMQSADVTGLMDMIGVKPEVMKSGKLKATPNPMESLTPSAREQLQAVIDALHLRFMEMVAERRGLSVDEVRSRTGDGGIMTGDAALKLGLVDAIGDINKARLWLASERGVSEDLPLVDWQPDDPLAWWRDGASSLASAFFGKSLLPERLRLDGIQALWHPSMSGER from the coding sequence ATGAGTACTGGCCTGGATAGTGACGCGCTGATCGCGCTCAGAAGACTTAGGCGCCATCTGACTTGGTGGCGGCTTTTGGCCGTTGCCGGATTTGCGCTGGCGATTTTTCTTTCCATTCGTGATGGTGGCGTTTTGCCGCCCGACGAGCATGTTGCCCGTGTGCCGATTGACGGCATCATCGTCGAGGACAGGGAATTCCTGTCCATGTTGGACACGATTGCCGAAGACACGCAGGTCAAGGCCGTGATTGCGGATATTTCCAGCCCCGGCGGGACCTTTACCGGCGGCGAGGCGGTCTATAACGCATTGCGCCGAATTTCCGAAAGCAAACCCGTCATCACCGTGATGGGCGGGATTGCCACCAGCGGCGCCTACATGGCGGCGATCGGGACCGACCGTATATACGCCGGTCATGGTACTATCACCGGGTCAATCGGCGTTATCATGCAATCGGCCGATGTCACGGGGTTGATGGATATGATAGGCGTCAAACCTGAAGTTATGAAAAGCGGAAAGTTAAAAGCGACCCCCAACCCTATGGAATCATTGACACCTTCAGCGCGCGAGCAATTGCAGGCGGTCATCGATGCACTGCATTTGCGGTTTATGGAAATGGTCGCCGAACGCCGTGGTTTAAGTGTCGACGAGGTGCGCAGCCGCACCGGTGACGGCGGCATCATGACCGGAGACGCGGCCTTGAAACTTGGACTGGTCGATGCCATCGGCGATATCAACAAGGCACGCTTATGGTTGGCATCGGAACGGGGTGTTTCCGAAGACCTGCCTTTGGTTGACTGGCAGCCGGATGACCCCCTGGCGTGGTGGCGCGACGGGGCCTCTTCACTCGCATCCGCTTTTTTTGGAAAATCACTTTTACCAGAACGACTTAGACTTGACGGCATTCAAGCCCTTTGGCACCCTTCTATGAGCGGGGAGCGATAA
- the ihfB gene encoding integration host factor subunit beta: MTKSELIAKLAADNPRLYHREVERIVSTIFEEITAALSRGDRVELRGFGAFSVKARPSRVGRNPRTGESVSVDEKFIPYFKTGKQLRERLNGAQ, encoded by the coding sequence ATGACGAAATCTGAGCTCATCGCGAAACTGGCCGCTGACAATCCGCGCCTGTATCACCGCGAAGTGGAACGCATCGTCTCGACGATCTTCGAAGAAATTACCGCCGCTTTGTCGCGTGGTGATCGGGTCGAGCTTCGCGGCTTCGGCGCTTTCTCGGTCAAGGCGCGTCCGTCGCGCGTCGGGCGTAATCCACGCACTGGCGAGTCGGTGAGTGTTGACGAAAAATTCATTCCGTATTTCAAGACCGGCAAACAACTCCGCGAAAGACTGAACGGCGCCCAGTAA
- a CDS encoding LapA family protein, with protein sequence MKRILSWIIMIPFALVVIVFSAVNRELVTLDLWPLPHEITVPVFTLVLAVFIFGFLWGAVAAWSSAAGNRRRARNAQWRAEAAERELRSLNNKLQERERELESARDIPGDSDKKLPAPASGA encoded by the coding sequence GTGAAGCGCATTTTGTCCTGGATCATCATGATCCCGTTTGCCTTGGTGGTGATCGTTTTTTCCGCTGTAAACCGCGAGCTCGTTACGTTGGATCTCTGGCCCTTGCCGCACGAGATCACGGTCCCCGTATTCACGCTTGTCCTTGCGGTCTTCATTTTCGGCTTCCTGTGGGGCGCTGTCGCCGCGTGGTCGTCCGCAGCGGGGAATCGCCGGCGGGCACGAAATGCGCAATGGCGCGCCGAAGCGGCGGAACGCGAGTTGCGCTCGTTGAACAATAAACTGCAGGAACGTGAGCGGGAACTTGAAAGCGCCCGCGATATACCCGGGGACAGCGACAAGAAACTTCCAGCCCCCGCATCCGGCGCCTGA
- a CDS encoding ornithine cyclodeaminase family protein: MQFLDAAAMARALPYGALVDAIERAFAGGVTVPVRAHHNVPVPDGQDATILLMPAWSDDGFIGVKTVIVAPDNAARSLPAVQATYQLFERETGRPLALMDGPELTARRTACASALAARYLAPREASKLLMIGTGVLGHHLPLAHAAVRPISEVRVWGRNAENAEKSAAALRAAGLAAKAVEDLASSVHWADIVSAATLAKQPIINGNWLRPGQHIDLVGAFRPDMREADDTVLKRARIFCDTKAGAMTEAGDLSDPLARRVIENADVLADLFDLADGSYRFERHADDITLFKSAGTAIEDLAAAMLAYGREAG, translated from the coding sequence ATGCAATTCCTAGATGCCGCAGCAATGGCCCGCGCCTTGCCGTATGGGGCATTGGTTGATGCCATTGAGCGGGCATTTGCAGGCGGCGTCACAGTACCGGTCCGCGCACATCACAATGTACCTGTTCCGGATGGGCAGGATGCCACGATTTTGTTGATGCCGGCATGGTCCGATGACGGTTTCATCGGCGTCAAAACGGTGATCGTCGCGCCTGATAATGCGGCCAGATCCCTGCCTGCGGTACAGGCGACGTATCAGCTTTTCGAGCGCGAAACCGGCCGGCCCCTTGCACTGATGGACGGCCCGGAACTGACGGCGCGGCGCACGGCGTGTGCGTCGGCGCTGGCAGCGCGCTATCTGGCGCCCAGGGAAGCCAGCAAGCTTCTTATGATCGGCACCGGGGTTCTGGGCCATCATCTGCCGCTGGCGCACGCCGCGGTGCGGCCGATTTCAGAAGTTCGGGTCTGGGGCCGGAATGCCGAAAACGCCGAAAAAAGCGCGGCGGCGCTACGCGCCGCGGGTCTCGCTGCCAAAGCCGTGGAAGACCTCGCATCATCGGTTCACTGGGCTGATATTGTATCCGCGGCAACACTGGCCAAGCAGCCGATCATCAACGGGAACTGGCTCCGACCCGGTCAGCACATCGATCTGGTCGGGGCCTTCCGTCCGGATATGCGTGAAGCCGATGATACTGTGCTAAAACGCGCCCGTATTTTCTGTGATACCAAGGCCGGCGCCATGACGGAAGCCGGGGATTTGTCCGATCCGCTGGCTCGCCGTGTGATCGAAAACGCAGACGTGCTTGCCGATCTTTTTGATCTGGCGGACGGAAGCTATCGCTTCGAGCGACACGCCGACGACATCACCCTGTTCAAGTCCGCCGGTACGGCGATTGAGGATCTGGCCGCTGCCATGCTTGCCTACGGTCGCGAAGCGGGCTAA
- the pyrF gene encoding orotidine-5'-phosphate decarboxylase: MSLSPTERIYVALDTPDVKKAVSLAEKLTGHVGGVKLGMEFYYANGPEGARAVTDVGMPLFLDLKFHDIPNTVAGAVRSTLELHPAILNVHAQGGPAMMRAAQAALDNAEGIKPLLIAVTVLTSLSDDDLGETGYTLSAGDLVTRLAKLTQACGLGGVVCSPREIKAIRAACGPEFKLIVPGIRPEWADAGDQKRITTPAQAIRDGADYIVIGRPITGADDPLDAAKRIADELAGL, encoded by the coding sequence ATGAGCCTCTCGCCGACAGAACGTATCTATGTTGCGCTCGATACCCCCGATGTGAAAAAGGCGGTATCGCTTGCCGAAAAGCTTACCGGTCATGTCGGCGGGGTTAAGCTCGGCATGGAATTCTATTACGCCAATGGACCGGAAGGCGCACGTGCCGTCACGGACGTCGGCATGCCGTTGTTTCTGGACCTTAAATTCCACGATATCCCGAATACGGTGGCGGGAGCAGTGCGCTCGACGCTGGAATTGCATCCCGCGATCCTCAATGTGCATGCCCAGGGCGGTCCGGCGATGATGCGTGCCGCACAGGCGGCGCTTGATAATGCGGAAGGCATCAAGCCGCTGCTGATTGCCGTTACGGTCCTGACGTCGCTCAGTGACGATGATCTGGGTGAGACAGGCTATACGCTCAGCGCCGGTGATCTGGTAACGCGGCTCGCTAAATTAACGCAGGCATGCGGTCTCGGGGGCGTTGTCTGCAGCCCGCGTGAAATCAAGGCCATCCGTGCTGCCTGCGGCCCCGAATTCAAGTTGATCGTCCCGGGGATTCGCCCCGAGTGGGCCGACGCAGGCGACCAGAAGCGGATCACAACACCCGCTCAGGCGATCCGGGACGGCGCCGATTATATCGTTATCGGCCGTCCGATCACCGGTGCCGATGATCCACTGGACGCGGCTAAACGTATAGCTGACGAATTGGCGGGCCTTTAA
- a CDS encoding phosphoribosylanthranilate isomerase, producing MDAIVKICGLREAEHVDAAVDAGAGLTGFVFFPPSPRNIAIEEAAALTRRVPAGIGKVALTVDADDAFLAQIIAGARIDTLQLHGSETVARVQHIKSVYSLPVIKALPVSSAADISDARAYEEHADMLLFDAKPPKDATRPGGNAESFDWTLLQGISFRVPWLLAGGLNPENVAEALSITKAPMVDVSSGVETAPGQKSARKIRDFISAVQAG from the coding sequence ATGGACGCCATCGTCAAAATATGCGGACTTCGCGAGGCCGAACATGTCGACGCCGCCGTGGATGCCGGGGCGGGGTTGACGGGGTTTGTGTTTTTTCCGCCGTCCCCCAGAAACATCGCGATCGAAGAAGCGGCTGCGCTGACGCGGCGCGTACCCGCCGGGATCGGCAAAGTGGCGCTCACCGTCGATGCGGATGACGCTTTCCTTGCCCAGATCATCGCCGGTGCGAGGATCGATACGTTGCAATTGCACGGTTCGGAAACGGTTGCGCGGGTCCAACACATCAAATCCGTGTACAGCCTGCCGGTGATCAAGGCGCTGCCGGTTTCCAGCGCGGCGGATATTTCTGATGCCAGAGCCTATGAAGAGCATGCCGACATGCTGCTGTTCGATGCGAAACCGCCGAAGGATGCGACACGGCCGGGCGGCAATGCGGAAAGCTTCGACTGGACGCTTTTGCAGGGCATCTCGTTTCGTGTGCCGTGGTTGTTGGCCGGCGGCCTCAACCCGGAAAATGTCGCCGAAGCCCTTAGCATCACGAAGGCGCCGATGGTCGATGTTTCCAGCGGTGTCGAGACAGCGCCGGGGCAAAAAAGCGCTCGGAAAATCCGTGACTTTATCTCCGCTGTACAAGCCGGCTGA